A region of the Flintibacter sp. KGMB00164 genome:
ATATTGCCTCCACCGGCCGTCCCGGTCCGGTTCTCATTGATATTCCCATTGACGTGCAGGAACAGCACCTGAGAAGCTTTCATTATCCGGAGCAGGTGGATATCCGGGGTTATAAGCCCAGCATCAAGGGCAACGATCTGCAGATCAAGCGTGTGGTAGAGGCCATTGCCCGTTCCCGTCAGCCCCTCATCTGCGCCGGCGGCGGCGTTTGGCTGGCCGACGCCCGTGCCGAACTGCTGGAGCTGGCTGAGAGCTGTGCCATCCCCGTGGTCAAGACCATGATGGGTATCGGCCTCATCCCAACCGACCATCCCTTGAATATGGGCATGATCGGCGCTCACGGAAACCACTGTGCCAACCAGGCGCTGGCCCGGGCGGACCTGCTGATTATGGTAGGCACCCGCGCCGCCGACCGGGCGGTCGTGGATCCCCGGGAGATCCAGCGGCGTATGGCAACCATCCACATCGACGTAGACCCGGCAGAGATCGGCAAAAACATGCAGGCCGCAGTTCCTCTGGTGGGCGATGTGAAGGTGATTTTGCAGCAGATTCTGGAGCGGGGCGCTCCGGTGACCGACTCGTCCGCCTGGCTGGAGCAGCTGAAGGACTACCGAAAGGCGGAGCTTCAGCGCACCTTCCCCCAGCGGGAGGGCTATGTCTTCCCCGGTACGGTCATGCGTAAGCTGGGCCGAAAGCTGGATGAAGATGCGGTGGTCTGCGTAGACGTGGGTCAGAACCAGATTTTTGCCTGCAAGTACCTGCCTCAGAAGCAGGGGCGGCTGCTGACCAGCGGCGGCCTGGGCACCATGGGCTACGCCCTGCCCGCCGCCATTGGAGCTAAAGTGGCGGCGCCGGAGAAGCAGACGGTCGTTGTGTGCGGCGACGGCTCCTTCCAGATGGCTATGAATGAGCTCTCCGCCATCCGCTGTGCCGATATGGACATAAAGATCGTCCTGATGCGCAACCATATGCTGGGTTTGGTCCATCAGATCCAGTGCAGCGCCCCCTACCACGGTCCCTTCGGAGTGGCTCTGGACGGCTCTCCGGATTTTGAGACCATTGCCGCCGCCTACGGGATTCCCAGCCTGCTGGCCAACGACGAGGAGAAGCTGGATGAGGTCTTGGATCAGTTCCTGAACACCAAGGGGTGCTGCCTGCTGATCTGTGAGGTCCACCCCGACGTGGGCACCAACGACTGAGAAAGGGGGAGAAGTGATGAAACAGACGATTTCCGTTCTGGTAGAAAACCGGGCAGGCGTGCTGAACCGAATTACCGGACTTTTCTCCCGCCGGGCGTTTAATATCGACTCCCTGGCTGTGGGTGTCACCGATGACCCCACCATCTCCCGCATTACCATTATTGTGGACAGCGGAAACAACGTGGTGGAGCAGGTAGAAAAGCAGCTCAACAAGCTCATTGAGGTCATCAAGGTCCGGACTCTGGAGGAGAACAACCTTATTGGCCGGGAACTGATGATTTTAAAGGTAAATGCCAACAACAAGACCCGCCAGGACATCATGACCATCTGTGAGATCATGGGGGCTAAGGTGGCGGATATTTCTCCCACCTCCCTGACCATGGAGCTGTCTGACACTCCCGACCGTCTGGATACCTTCCAGTCTATGATGCG
Encoded here:
- the ilvN gene encoding acetolactate synthase small subunit → MKQTISVLVENRAGVLNRITGLFSRRAFNIDSLAVGVTDDPTISRITIIVDSGNNVVEQVEKQLNKLIEVIKVRTLEENNLIGRELMILKVNANNKTRQDIMTICEIMGAKVADISPTSLTMELSDTPDRLDTFQSMMRPFSILEVARTGVIAVQKGGGKI
- the ilvB gene encoding biosynthetic-type acetolactate synthase large subunit, whose protein sequence is MNGAQALIESLLREGVTHMFGYAGATICPAVDALKEHPEIEYTLVRTEQNAGHMASGYARISGKVGVCMVTSGPGATNLITGIATAYMDSIPMVAITGQVPSHLLGRDIFQEVDITGAVAPFSKHSYLVKNANDIPRVIKEAFHIASTGRPGPVLIDIPIDVQEQHLRSFHYPEQVDIRGYKPSIKGNDLQIKRVVEAIARSRQPLICAGGGVWLADARAELLELAESCAIPVVKTMMGIGLIPTDHPLNMGMIGAHGNHCANQALARADLLIMVGTRAADRAVVDPREIQRRMATIHIDVDPAEIGKNMQAAVPLVGDVKVILQQILERGAPVTDSSAWLEQLKDYRKAELQRTFPQREGYVFPGTVMRKLGRKLDEDAVVCVDVGQNQIFACKYLPQKQGRLLTSGGLGTMGYALPAAIGAKVAAPEKQTVVVCGDGSFQMAMNELSAIRCADMDIKIVLMRNHMLGLVHQIQCSAPYHGPFGVALDGSPDFETIAAAYGIPSLLANDEEKLDEVLDQFLNTKGCCLLICEVHPDVGTND